In the genome of Anabaena cylindrica PCC 7122, the window ATAACCCCTTTCAAAACGAGACTTGGGAATTTTGTGATTAATATTCATGTCTTTATTAAACCAAAGTTCCCAACCAGCATAGAAAATATATGATAACATTTCTACATCTTCAGACTTTGTTAATAAAGAGTTACCAGATACTCCAGTAATCTGTTGACGTTCAGGAACACTTTCTAGCCAAGCTTGTTTACGAATGACAATTCCTGCTCCGGGAGGAAACATTCTTTTTTTAGTTGATTGATATTTTTCGTTATAGCAATAGGTTTTATTTCCTTCTAAAATAGCAAAATATCGGGCAATTCTTCCAAATCCTGGAGGGGGTTCAACTTCAAATTTTCCATGAATTTGTCCCCCATAAGCACCAGCATTTTCATGAGTTTGACCAAATTTATAAGCCTCTGCTACCCAGTTAGGATAGGGTAAATTATCATCATCTAGAAATCCGATTAAATCACTTTTTGCTTCTCGGATAGCGCATCTGCGAGCAAAAGCGAGTCCTTGTTCAGCTTCAAAATAATATTCAAGAGGGTAAATTTCACTCCAATTAGATACTTGTTGTTGTACTATCTTGGCAGTGTTATCAGTGCTATTGTTGTCAATAATCAGAATTTCCCAGGAAATTTCCTCTGTCCCAACTTGCGATCGCAATTTCTCTAGGACATCTAATATGCGATTCTCTCCGTTATAGGTACAGATAGCCACTGTAAAATCAACCATAAGCCTTCGGTGGTGTCAATTTTGTGAATTAATCTGCCATGAATGCGCTAGTGTCTTGATTATAAAATTTAGGGTGATGCGTAATTATCCTTAGTCATATCACACAAAATTCTATTTGGCAATCTGTATACTTATATATATTTCGCTAATGCTACATGGCAGGGGGAATTCATAATCAGGCGAATAGTTACAATATCAGTATTAATAATGTGCTTAATCACTTTTTTATGTCACTTGACTTTCTCTCGAAAAAACTCTTTTATTGTATTTTTAAGCAATTTTATCAGAAAATCAAGCTTACATTCACAAAACCTAAAATTTATGAAGTGGACATATGCTGAAAATTAAAAACTTAAATAAGTCTTACAAAAGTAGAAAAGTTCTCCAGGATTTGCAACTACATATTGACTCAGGGGAAATTTACGGCTTATTAGGTGCAAATGGAGCCGGTAAAACTACAACAATCAATATTATTTGTAATCTCCTCACTACAGACAGCGGTGATGTTACAATTAATAACCAATCTGTTTCCGAAGCAACCAAAAAATTAATTGGGATTGCACCTCAAGAAAATCTGTTGTATAAAACTCTATCTTGTGAAGAGAATCTCAATTTTTTTGCTGCTATTTATGGTTTAGATAGTCAAACACGCCAGAAACAAGTAAAAGCAACTCTCACTGCTGTTAACTTATTAGATAGAGCCAAAAGTCCCGTAGAAACTCTTAGCGGTGGAATGCAAAGAAGGTTAAATATTGCTGTTGCTTTAGTACATCAGCCGCAGTTAGTAATTCTTGATGAACCAACTACCGGCTTAGATATTGAAGCAAGATATGAAGTTTGGGAATTAATTCGCCAACTTAAAAATCAAGGAATGACGGTTTTATTAACAACACATTTATTAGATGAAGCGGAAAGACTTTGTAATAGAATTGGGATTTTGCAAAATGGTAGAATTTTAGCTGAGGGTAGTTTATGTGAGTTAAAAACCTTAATTCCGGCTCAGGAAATTATCGTGTTACAAACTACACAAGAAGAAGAAGCGATCGCACTAGCTGATAAATATGGCTTTACAACTCGGCGTTATGGGAGCGATTTAGCTTTTTGGTTGCCAGAAACGCTAGAATTAAAAGAGATCATTGCCAAATTTGACGGTATACCCATTGATTCAATTTCACGTCAGCCTGTGCGGTTAGAGCATATTTATGTAGAAGTAACTCAAGGTGATAGGTGACGTAGGAGTAATTTTGAATTGTTATATTGCCAATTTCTCATTATGGACATTATTGAAATTCTCAAAGCTGACTATCAAAGATTTCCAATCAATCAAACTTACAGTATTTATGCGCCAGATGTTTATTTTCAAGATCCTGTTTTTAAATTTCGTGGTTTAGAACTTTATAAATGGATGATTAAATTTATCCAAACCTTTTTTCTCAATCTAAAAATGGATTTGCATAACATTCAACGCCAAGAAGACACAATTAAAAGCGAGTGGACACTTAGTTGGAATTCCCCTCTACCTTGGAAACCCCGAATTTCCATATCTGGTTGGAGTGAACTACGTCTCAATGCCGATAGTTTGATAATTTCTCATATTGATTATTGGCATGGTTCCCGATTAGATGTTTTAAAGCAACACCTATTTTCCTTAAACAAAGGTTGATATTCACAGACTCGCCATTAGTGAAAAACTGAAACTCAAGGGTTTTCAGTCTACTCTCTTATAATGTAAATAAATGTAAACAAAATTAAAGCAGGACAGAATTATCCATGCGTGTAATTTTAATGACAGGTAAAGGTGGCGTGGGTAAAACCTCAGTCGCTGCCGCAACTGGGCTTCGTTGTGCAGAACTCGGCTACCGGACACTAGTTTTAAGTACAGATCCTGCTCACTCTCTGGCAGACAGCTTTGATATAGAATTGGGGCATGATGCTCGACAAGTACGTCCCAATTTGTGGGGTGCAGAACTCGACGCGTTGCAAGAATTAGAAGGTAATTGGGGTGCTGTAAAACGTTACATTACCCAAGTTTTGCAAGCACGGGGTTTAGACGGGATACAGGCGGAAGAATTGGCGATTTTACCAGGCATGGACGAGATTTTCGGCTTGGTAAGGATGAAACGTCACTATGATGAAGGGGAATTTGACGTTTTGATAATTGATTCTGCCCCTACCGGTACTGCACTACGTCTGTTAAGTTTACCAGAAGTTGGCGGCTGGTATATGCGACGTTTTTACAAACCTTTTCAAAACATCTCTGTCGCACTTCGACCTCTGGTTGAACCTATTTTTAGACCAATTGCTGGTTTTTCTTTACCAGATAGAGAAGTGATGGATGCGCCTTATGAATTTTATGAACAAATAGAGGCACTGGAAAAAGTATTAACTGATAATACTCAAACCTCAGTCCGTCTGGTCACCAACCCAGAAAAAATGGTGATTAAAGAATCTCTCCGCGCCCATGCTTATCTCAGTTTATATAATGTAGCGACAGATTTAATTGTAGCTAATCGCATTATTCCCCAAGAAGTTAAAGATCCATTTTTCCAACGTTGGAAAGAGAATCAAGAACAATACCGCCAAGAAATTCATGATAACTTTCACCCTTTACCTGTGAAAGAAGTACCTCTTTATTCTGAAGAAATGTGCGGTTTGGCAGCATTAGAGAGACTCAAGGAAACTCTTTACCCAGATGAAGATCCAACTCAGATTTATTACAAAGAAACAACTATTAGAGTTGTACAAGAGAATAATCAATACAGCTTAGAGCTTTATTTACCTGGCATTCCTAAAAATCAAGTTCAACTAAGTAAAAGTGGCGATGAATTAAATATTACTATTGGTAATCATCGCCGTAATTTGGTTTTACCACAGGCTTTAGCAGCGCTGCAACCATCAGGTGCAAAGATGGAAGATGATTATCTAAAAATCCGCTTTTCTGAAATTGTAAAGGTGTAGGCGACAGGCTTCCACGGTGAGCGTCAGCGGTTCAAGTGAGGGGCGCTAGGCGAACTCCGAACGGTGACAGGTGAAAAAAAAGCTATCAATTATCGGTGGCAACAGGTAAAAGTTTTTACTTTTTGTGAAAGTAATCTGCCGGATGCACAATTTTGAATTGTTTTGATCACCTGTTACCTTTTAAGAGTTATCTGACTATAATTTTGCGTAAATTTATCATCAACTTCATGATTTTTGCTTCCAGTTAGTATGTGACCGTATACTTACGTAGATAAAGCTTACAGGGAAACCTTTAAATATTATTAAGCTCAAGAATCGACTATAGTAAGATATTAATTATTGTATAAAAAAGATGGTTTCTATCCCTCCACTAAACCAGAGGACAGATATGTCTCAAGAAACCTTACTGCGTCGGATTACAAATTGCATCCGGCAGTCCTTAGAGTTGAAAGATATTATCACAGCTACAACAGCGGAAGTTCAGTCTTTACTTGGGACTGAGCGAGTCATGATTTACAAATTTCATGCTGATGGCAGTGGTCAGGTAATTGCTGAATCCATTTATGAAAATCGGATACCATCCTTATTAGGGTTGAATTTCCCTGCTGATGACATTCCGCTTGATGCGCGTGAAATGTTTATTAAGTCGCGGGTGCGTTCTGTAGTGAACGTTGATTCTAGACAGATTAGTCAAAGTCCTCAGCGTGATTTAGAAACGGGGGAAATTATCTCTGAAGAGATTCTGTACCGTTCAGTAGATCCATGTCATGTGGAATATTTAACGGCTATGGGGGTTAAGTCTTCTGTCGTTGCACCGATTATTTATGAAGATCGACTGTGGGGATTGTTAGTATCTCATCATTCTGAAGCCCGTGATGTAGCGGAACATGAACTAGAAGCGATGCAGATGGTGGTAGAACAGTTGTCCGTAGCGATCGCACAAAGTCATCTCCTCACCCAAGCTCGTGCCAAAGCCGAACGAGAAGCTATAATTAACCGCATCGCTACCCTCCTCCATTCACTACCTACGATAGTTTTACAGCCAGCCTTAGAAGCCACAGTTGCCGCTTTTAATGGTGTTGGGGGTAGGTTATGCATCAGACATAATGCCTTTGACTTTCAACATAGCAGCTTTCAATCTTTAGCAAAATGTTTAGTTCCTGGGAGCAATTGTTTCCAGCTTTATGTATGCGGACAGCAACCTGTTATTTCTGAACAAAATATATATCCACTGTTAGAGCAATATAGCGTCTGGCAGGAACATTACAAATCTGGTCAATACAACATTTGGGCAATTCCTGATATCTATCAAGATTCTAATTTACGCATTGTCCAACTTGCTTTTAAACCCACAAAAATCCGCAGCATTTTAATGATTCCCCTCCACTATCGACAAGAATTAGTGGGTTATTTAAGCATTTTTCGCAACGAAATAGATACAGAAACCCTTTGGGCTGGTAAATTTGATCCAGACAACAGACAACTTTATCCTCGTCTATCTTTTGACTTGTGGAGCGAATCTAAACAAGGACAAGCTCAAAAATGGACAGATGAAGAAATTGAACTAGCTAGAGAAATTAGCAACCATTTTGCTTCTGCCATTCAGCAATATGAACTTTACCAACAGGTGCAAAGTTTTAATGAAAATTTAGAAAAACAAGTCCATAAGCGGACATTAGAAATGCAAAGGACTGCCGAACAACAACAAGCTGTATTTGGAGTCATTAACAAAATTCGCCAATCTCTTGATACTGATGCAATCTTTAAAACTACCACAAAAGAAGTTTGTCAATTAATCAAATCAGATCGTGTTTCGGTTTATAAATTCAGTGCTGATTGGGGTGGGGAATTTGTTGGTGATTTTGAAGCTGCTAGTCCCAACTGGTTCAATGAATCTAAACTTGGTATCAATACAATTTGGAATGATACTTATTTACAAGACACTGAAGGAGGAAGATACCGCTTTAATGAAACCTTTGCCGTAGATGATATTTACCAAATGGGATTTACTCCCTGTCATGTGGATAATCTAGAACAGTTTCAAATTCATGCATTTGTATTAGCTCCTATTTTAATTAGAAAAAAACTCTGGGGGTTACTTTGCACTTACCAACACACCGGGCCGCGTCAATGGAAAACCTCTGAAGTGAATTTTATTAGTCAGATCGCAGCGCAACTTGGGATAGCAATTCAACAAGCTGAATTATTGTTAAAAACTCAGCAACAAGCAGAACAACTCACACAAACACTGAATGAACTACAAGCTACTCAAACTCAACTTATTCAAACTGAAAAAATGTCTTCTTTAGGGCAACTTGTGGCAGGTGTAGCCCATGAAATTAATAATCCAGTTAACTTTATTTCTGGCAACCTCATTCATATCAATCAATATGCTGAAGACTTACTGAGTATGCTCAATCTCTATCAGCAAGAATGCCCACAACCAAGTGAAGATATTTTAGAACTGGCAGAAGAATTAGACTTAGAATTTTTGATCAAAGATTTACCTAAAAGTTTATATTCCATGAAAATTGGAGTTGAGCGCATTCGGCAAATCGTCTTATCTTTGCGAAATTTCTCGCGACTTGATGAATCTGAAATGAAGGAAGTTAATATCCATGATGGCATTGATAGTACTTTGCTGATTTTGCAGCATCGTTTAAAAGCTAGACCTGAATTTCCTTGTATTAAAATAATTAAAGAATATAGTGATTTACCGTTAATAGAGTGTTATGCTGGGCAACTAAATCAAGTATTTATGAATATTTTGAGTAATGCGATTGATGCCTTAGAAAGTTACAAAATATCCACCGCAGAAACTCCCACAGTATGGAACATTACTATTTCTACTACTATTAAAGAAGTAAATAGCGATCTTAAAAATGTATTAATTAGAATTAGTGACAATGGACCAGGAATGCCAGAAACTGTCAGGGCAAGAATATTTGACCCATTTTTCACTACTAAGCCAGTAGGTAAAGGGACTGGCTTGGGGTTATCAATTAGCTATCAAATTGTGGTGGAAAAACACGGTGGTTTGTTGAAATGTAATTCGCAACCAGATAGGGGTACAGAATTCTTGATTGAAATTCCAATTAAACATTTGGTGTAAGACTTTAGAAGTCAGGAGTCAGAATATTCCTCGTTCCCATACTCTGTATGGGAATGAATTTCAAAAGGCTCTGCATTTAGTTATATTAGAGCCAGAGGATCTATGATGGCATTCCCAGTTAGAAACTGGGAACGAGATAAAATCCTAATTAAATACATCACTGCTAATTTCTTAGTTGTACAGGCATAGCTAAATAGGTCATTTTTAAACCACCTAAAGGTGTAAAAATCACTGGAGTAAGGCTTTGATTTAAGTGCATTTGGATTTCGGTTGATGGTAATTCTTTCAAGCCTTCCATTAAATATTTGACATTAAAGGCAATATCTATATCTTCTCCAGATATTTGTGCTGACATTGATTCTGTGCCACTACCCACATCTTGCGCTTCACAAGATAAGGTAATTTCTTGATTGGCATTATCAATGCTGACTTTGACAATATTATTTTTCTGATCCGCTAATACAGCAATTCGTTCTAAGGTGCTGAT includes:
- the hpsE gene encoding hormogonium polysaccharide biosynthesis glycosyltransferase HpsE, with the protein product MVDFTVAICTYNGENRILDVLEKLRSQVGTEEISWEILIIDNNSTDNTAKIVQQQVSNWSEIYPLEYYFEAEQGLAFARRCAIREAKSDLIGFLDDDNLPYPNWVAEAYKFGQTHENAGAYGGQIHGKFEVEPPPGFGRIARYFAILEGNKTYCYNEKYQSTKKRMFPPGAGIVIRKQAWLESVPERQQITGVSGNSLLTKSEDVEMLSYIFYAGWELWFNKDMNINHKIPKSRFERGYIIKFFKGVGLSRYQTRMIAYKPWQFFFVLPAYMVNDVLKIMLHLIKYSSVIKTDIVAAGEMELLISIFISPFYHWKKKIFHN
- a CDS encoding ABC transporter ATP-binding protein, translated to MLKIKNLNKSYKSRKVLQDLQLHIDSGEIYGLLGANGAGKTTTINIICNLLTTDSGDVTINNQSVSEATKKLIGIAPQENLLYKTLSCEENLNFFAAIYGLDSQTRQKQVKATLTAVNLLDRAKSPVETLSGGMQRRLNIAVALVHQPQLVILDEPTTGLDIEARYEVWELIRQLKNQGMTVLLTTHLLDEAERLCNRIGILQNGRILAEGSLCELKTLIPAQEIIVLQTTQEEEAIALADKYGFTTRRYGSDLAFWLPETLELKEIIAKFDGIPIDSISRQPVRLEHIYVEVTQGDR
- a CDS encoding DUF2358 domain-containing protein, which gives rise to MDIIEILKADYQRFPINQTYSIYAPDVYFQDPVFKFRGLELYKWMIKFIQTFFLNLKMDLHNIQRQEDTIKSEWTLSWNSPLPWKPRISISGWSELRLNADSLIISHIDYWHGSRLDVLKQHLFSLNKG
- a CDS encoding TRC40/GET3/ArsA family transport-energizing ATPase, which gives rise to MRVILMTGKGGVGKTSVAAATGLRCAELGYRTLVLSTDPAHSLADSFDIELGHDARQVRPNLWGAELDALQELEGNWGAVKRYITQVLQARGLDGIQAEELAILPGMDEIFGLVRMKRHYDEGEFDVLIIDSAPTGTALRLLSLPEVGGWYMRRFYKPFQNISVALRPLVEPIFRPIAGFSLPDREVMDAPYEFYEQIEALEKVLTDNTQTSVRLVTNPEKMVIKESLRAHAYLSLYNVATDLIVANRIIPQEVKDPFFQRWKENQEQYRQEIHDNFHPLPVKEVPLYSEEMCGLAALERLKETLYPDEDPTQIYYKETTIRVVQENNQYSLELYLPGIPKNQVQLSKSGDELNITIGNHRRNLVLPQALAALQPSGAKMEDDYLKIRFSEIVKV
- a CDS encoding GAF domain-containing protein, whose product is MSQETLLRRITNCIRQSLELKDIITATTAEVQSLLGTERVMIYKFHADGSGQVIAESIYENRIPSLLGLNFPADDIPLDAREMFIKSRVRSVVNVDSRQISQSPQRDLETGEIISEEILYRSVDPCHVEYLTAMGVKSSVVAPIIYEDRLWGLLVSHHSEARDVAEHELEAMQMVVEQLSVAIAQSHLLTQARAKAEREAIINRIATLLHSLPTIVLQPALEATVAAFNGVGGRLCIRHNAFDFQHSSFQSLAKCLVPGSNCFQLYVCGQQPVISEQNIYPLLEQYSVWQEHYKSGQYNIWAIPDIYQDSNLRIVQLAFKPTKIRSILMIPLHYRQELVGYLSIFRNEIDTETLWAGKFDPDNRQLYPRLSFDLWSESKQGQAQKWTDEEIELAREISNHFASAIQQYELYQQVQSFNENLEKQVHKRTLEMQRTAEQQQAVFGVINKIRQSLDTDAIFKTTTKEVCQLIKSDRVSVYKFSADWGGEFVGDFEAASPNWFNESKLGINTIWNDTYLQDTEGGRYRFNETFAVDDIYQMGFTPCHVDNLEQFQIHAFVLAPILIRKKLWGLLCTYQHTGPRQWKTSEVNFISQIAAQLGIAIQQAELLLKTQQQAEQLTQTLNELQATQTQLIQTEKMSSLGQLVAGVAHEINNPVNFISGNLIHINQYAEDLLSMLNLYQQECPQPSEDILELAEELDLEFLIKDLPKSLYSMKIGVERIRQIVLSLRNFSRLDESEMKEVNIHDGIDSTLLILQHRLKARPEFPCIKIIKEYSDLPLIECYAGQLNQVFMNILSNAIDALESYKISTAETPTVWNITISTTIKEVNSDLKNVLIRISDNGPGMPETVRARIFDPFFTTKPVGKGTGLGLSISYQIVVEKHGGLLKCNSQPDRGTEFLIEIPIKHLV